Part of the Permianibacter fluminis genome, TTGCAGCGTTATGCCGTGATCCAGATGGATGTGCGTGGCCGCGATATCGACGGCTTTGTCACGGAAGCCAATGCTGCGATCAAGCAAGCGGTGGATCTCCCCGCCGGCTACTGGATCGAATGGGGCGGCGCATTCGAGAACCAGCAGAGGGCGTTGGCGCGGCTCGCGATCATCGTGCCGATCACCATCTTTTTCATCTTCGTGTTGTTGTACACGGCGTTCAATTCGGTCCGCTATGCCAGCCTCATCATCGCCAACGTGCCGTTCGCCACCATCGGCGGTTTGATCGGCCTGGCGATCACCGGCCAGTACCTGTCGGTGCCATCGGCCATCGGTTTCATCGCGGTATTCGGCGTCGCCATGTTGAACGGTATCGTACTGGTCAGCTTCTTGAATGAACTGCGCGGACGTGGCTTGTCGGTGCGCGAAGCGGTATTGCAGGGCACCTTGCTGCGATTGCGACCGGTGCTGATGACCGCCAGCGTCGCGATTCTGGGTTTGGTGCCAATGCTGTTGTCGTCTGGTGTTGGCGCCGAAACCCAGCGACCGCTCGCGACCGTGGTCGTCGGCGGCTTGATCACCTCCACCTTTTTGACGCTGGTGCTGCTGCCGGTGCTCTACGAATGGTTGGAAACCCGTCGTGTTCCAGTTACCGATGAAAACATTTCCGTTGAGGAGTCCGCATCATGAAAGTCGTTACTGCCTTTGTTCACCGTGGCCGCGTCTCCGACATCGTGCACACGTTGGAAGCGGCGGGCTTCCGTTACCTGACCGTGATTGATGTCCAGGGTCTACTCAATGCGATCAGCGCGGTCGAAGAGCATTACTCGATCGAGCTTGGCGAAAAAGTCACTGACGAAGTCAAGCTGGAATTGATCTGCGAGGACGACCAGGCCGCCAGTGCGGTGACGCTTATACGTCAACACGGCCGCACCGGTCAGGCCATCGCCGGTCTGGTGTACGTCATGCCCGTGGAGTCCTACCAGCTGATTGACGGTGCCGCGTCGTAGTGCCGAAAGCTTTTGTCCAACGCCGTACCGATGCGGCCGTTGCCGCATCGGTCACTGTCTCCTCGACAATTCTTGGACACCGCCGCGCTCGTCGTGAGCGCGGCGGTTTTTTTGCCGGTAGATCGTTACGGGCAAATCACTAATGACGAACGACGCATCCACTCAACGCTTTTGCTTTGTATGCGCTGAAAGCGGTAACAGAAGTCGGCGGTTGTTATCTGGTGTGGTTGTGGCTGAAACAAAATCGCAGCGGCTGGCTGTTGCTGCCCGCAGCACTTAGTCTTGCCTTCTTTGCTGGCTTGCTGACATTGCATCCAGTAGCAACTGGCCGCGTGTACGCCGCGCATGGTGGTGTTTATGTCGCGGCGGTTCTTGCTTGGCTATGGGCTGTTGATGCCGTGTTGCCTGATTGCTGGGATGTGCTGGGCAGCGTGGTGGCTGTGCTTGGGATGGCGATTATCGCCTTCGCGCCCCGGGGCAACTGATTCGCTATGGCGTCGTCAAATATCTCAGGTATTACTGCATTTGGGCAAAGTTGCGTAGCTGCCATTCGTGCGCATGCTGACCGTGTTGAGCCAACATCGTCAATTGCCAATCCTTCAATACATCTTCCGGCAGGGCAGCGGCCAGCGCCACACCATTGTTTTTGTCTGCGGTCAGTCGCACCGTTTCGCTGATACCGTTGTTACGGAACGCCATAATCACTTGTACCGCTGCTGGCGGGAGCGGGCGCTGGGTATCGGTAAACAGATAGGCATACAGCCAGCGATCTCCCTGGTGCTCCTGTAGCACCAACTCAATAGCCAGATCACGATCTGCAAACAGCAAACCGCCGTGCGGACCATGCGGCATCAAGCCTTCTTCGACATGTTCACCGGTGCCGTGCGGGCCATGGAAATGGCTGCTCTGCTCGCCAAACAGTGGCCCCGGCTTCCTGTCTCGGTTCATTTGCCAGTTAAACATGGAAAGTCCAGCTACTGCCGCCAAGCCAAGCCAAGCAGATACACGATATGGCTTCTGTCGCGCATTATGGTCCCCCCCCAAACGAGAACGTAGTCGTGTGACCATATCGCATCCAGAGAGAATACAATTTGGCGTAATTCAGTCTGTCAATGGTGGTGCTTACTGCCTATCACTTTTCAGTCGGAGCCAGCGCGATCGTGAAGCTGCTCGAGCAGCATTACCATCAGGAGTGATTGAGTGGCCTCCATTCGTTGTGATTCTGTGCAGGTTTGGCTATCGGATGACAGGCGTGACTCCTGTTCGATGCAAGCTTGGTTACTGGCGATTAATCCAGCGTTTAGTTCCCGCAACAAAAGAATGCCATCTCGGATGGCGCGCATTTGCTGCGCTCGAACTGCATTGCGCTGCTGCTCGGTTTGAGCGCGAGACATGGCATCATCCAGCGCCACAATGGCGTCGATTTGTTGCTGCAGCCGGTCTTCTGGTGATACATAGGTTCTGGACGAGGCGCATGAGGCAAGCAGTAATAGGGACGCCGAAAAGAATGTGAGAAGCGTGGTTTGGTGAGTCATGGCATATCTCCTTCATTACGCACGGCCTGAGTCGTCGGTCATTGCCGATGGCGTCAAGAAAGCTGGCGCGTTAGTTGGGCGAGAACAGATGTCTGCATGGCTTCATTATCTGCACTTTATTGAGATGGGAAAGGGATTCCGGGTAATCTGACGAAAGCGTAATGTGGCCGTCAGCCTGCTGTCAGGCTGGGCGAAATAACGATGTTGAGTGGAAACGCGTCAGCATGGAAAATGCCGCTCGGCAAACACGGCTGCGCGTAACTCCAGGGTTGGCGGCGGCGAAGTGAGCCGCAACGAAAGCGGGAGCGATACGGAAGATGAGGGTTGTCAGTTGGGCGGGCTGTGCATGGTTAATGCCTGGAATCGGGATTTTCTATGGTCAGGCGGGCGACCAGCAGTGGCACAGGCATATGGCGCATCAGATTTCAGTCGGACTGGATGCCCCGGTAATGGTCGAAAACAGATGGCAGAAGCTAACGGCAACATGCGTCCATATACCAGCGGGGATGGACCACCGAATCTCTGCTGGGCGCGTTCTGTCAATTTATCTTGATGCCCTGTCAGACGAGGCTCGGGAACTGGCTTCGTCTCAGGAGGTTTCGTCTTTGGAGTTGTCGTCATCCTCTCTGGATATCCTGCTCGAAACTTTGCAGCGTGCGGAGATGTCGACAGAAGGGATGAGACAACGGATCCATCGTCTGCTGGGACTGGAACGCGTTGCTTCGCCGGAGCCGCGGCTTGCATTGGTTATCAAGACCTTGCAGCAAGGAGTGACCGATAGGGAGACGCTAGCAAAACGTGTGGGCTTGTCACCGTCACGATTCTCACACTGGTTTGTCGAGCAGACAGGCTTGCCTCTTCGAAGTTACGTCAAGTGGATTCGATTGATGGTGTCTTTGCAACATGTGGCAACAGGAACCTCGTTGACAGAAGCTGCCCATGCGGCGGGCTTTTCGGACGCGGCTCACTTCTCACGAACATTTCGCACGTTGTTTGGTATCGATCCGTCGTCAGCCCTGGCCAACGTCTCACTGACATCAACACCCTAGCTTTTTCGTTCAAGCCGACATCCTGGCTTTCGCATAATCTGGCGGTCATGTTCATCCAACGACTGGCGGCTTCGTGCTCAGGTCCTTAATCCGATGGGGTAGCTACCCCGCCATCTTTGGCGGTTGCTCAGCGGCCATGATTTTGCTGCTATATGCAGGCCTGCCGACTTGGCCATCGGTACTGTTGTTAAGTGGAGCGGGATTGGTGGCGGTCGCTTGTATGGAGCGTCTGGCACCCTATCGCGCGGAGTGGTTGGACGATCATGACGACACGAGGACAGATGCACTCCATCTGCTGGTCAACCTGTCAGTGATTCAGTTTACCGCCGAACTTCTCGCCCAACTTGGGCAGTTGGTGCCGGCAAATTTTCGACTCTTCCCGGACCAAAGTCCCTTGTGGCTACAGTTGTTGGTCGTAGCGACCGTTCTGGACCTGAGTTTGTATCTCATGCATCGTGCCAGCCACAAGACCGCCTGGCTGTGGCAGTTTCATATGACCCACCACAGTGCCGAACGCCTTTATTGGTTGAATGGGGAGCGTCGCCATCCATTGCACGCAATGATCATGGCCGGGCCAGCCGTTGTCCTGCTGATAGCTGCCGGGACACCGCCCGCCATACTAGCCGCTTGGCTCGGCATCCTGACTGTACATCTGGGATTCCAGCACGCCAATCTCGATTATCGATTGGGTGGGGGACGCTGGTTATTTGGAGTAGCGGAGAACCACCGCTGGCATCACAAACGCGAGTTCGAAGACGCTCAGGTCAATTTTGGTGAGTTCTTTATGATCTGGGATATTGCGTTCGGCTCCTTTCATAATGAGGCTGGTAATCTCGGAGACGCGGAAGTGGGGCTGCGGGAGAGGGCGTTTCCGCGCCACTATTTGGGCCAGTTCCTTTGGCCCTTCCGAGTAAAGCCTATTACTGCCATGCGATCCGACAGGGGAAGCCAATGACAAAGAAGCGGACGGAAGAGTCTCTGCCATCACAAACACCGGCATCGGGTTGGCGCCATTTCTTTCGCACACGGCGAGTTCTGTTGCGATTGGTACTGACCGTCGCTGTGCTTCTCGTCGCAGTCGATGCCTTTGTCAGCCAGCGGAGCCTACAGCACCTCTTGGTTGGACATACCGCCATGATTCTGCTGATTGTCATTGCGGCGGCGGTGATCGAATGGCTAGGCAGTGAGTGATCGGTGTTGCCGTTGCTCATTAGTGAGAGGATGATAGTCTCTCCTGTTGGGGCGGACTGACTGGTCAATCTAGCTTGACATAGGGTCAAGGTTGAGAGGCGAACGCGCCGCCGTGACTCATGCCGGTGGACTTTAATGTCGCTGCGTTCACGAACGTTTTCGAAGCGAATGGATGCGCCATCAACCTGTGCAGATGATGCATCTGCTGCGTTGCGGCAAGATATTGAATGTCTGTTTGCACGGGCTTGTGCAGCGGGAGACCTTGAGGTGGCCGAGCACTTGCTTACGGCGCTGGAGGTCATGGCGAGCCGTTTACCAGGCTCGCTGGCATTGGACGCTACCTATCGCATGCTTGCCTGCCAGTTGTCAGATGATGAAGCAGCGCAGGGCGTTGGCAGCCCATCATCAAAACGCTGACACTTTGCGCTTAACTCAACCGAAATTCCTCGTATCCGCTGATAACTACCTCGTCTCAACTTCTGTCGTAGTCGGAAAACTGAATACGAAGCGGGTAGCATTGTGGTCTGAGCTGACAGCAACGCTGCCTTGATGCGCTTTCACAATGGATTGACTAATCGCCAAGCCAAGACCTGCACCTTCATCGATGCGCTGACGCGAAGCGTTGCCACGGTAAAAACGATCGAACAGACGTGGGAGCTGATCCTGTGGTACAGGAGGCCCCGGGTTTTCCACGCTAATGATAACGGAACGTGATTCGCTAACGATATTGACGGTGACTGCATTACCGGGAGGCGTGTGGCGTATGGCATTTGAAAGCAGGTTGCTGAGCGCACGCCGAATCATCAAGCGATCACCCATGAGATCGCCAGTGCCAGCCCGTTCGAGATGGACAGCTTTCTCGGCGGCCAAGGCATCGTAGAAATCGAACAGCGCATCCACTTCAGTGGCCAGGTCAACAGGCTCACGATGGGGTACAATCAAACCATGATCGGCCTTGGCAAGGAATAGCATGTCACCGATCATGCGAGCGAGACGTTCATACTCCTCCAGGTTTGAGTAGAGGATTTCCCCATACTCCTGCGCCGTTCGGGGCTTGGTAAGCGAGACCTGGGTTTGGGTCATTAGATTATTGATGGGCGTCCGCAGCTCATGCGCCAAATCGGAAGAGAACTCGGACAGTCTTTGTAGCGAATCGCCTAAGCGATCAAGCATCGCATTGAAGGAACTTACCAGCGGTTGTAACTCGACAGGCACGTTCTCGACATCCAATCGTTCCCGCAGCTGTTGCGCCGAGATGCCCTGTGCTACCCGCACCATGTCTTGCAGTGGCATCAACCCGCGCTTTGCGGCAAGCCAGCTGAATCCGCTCATTAGCAGTAGGGCGCCGATGCATATCAGCACAAGCTGGCGCTCAAACGCTGTGAGAAACTCGTTGTGGTGGCTCGTGTCTATGG contains:
- a CDS encoding P-II family nitrogen regulator yields the protein MKVVTAFVHRGRVSDIVHTLEAAGFRYLTVIDVQGLLNAISAVEEHYSIELGEKVTDEVKLELICEDDQAASAVTLIRQHGRTGQAIAGLVYVMPVESYQLIDGAAS
- a CDS encoding YnfA family protein, with the translated sequence MYALKAVTEVGGCYLVWLWLKQNRSGWLLLPAALSLAFFAGLLTLHPVATGRVYAAHGGVYVAAVLAWLWAVDAVLPDCWDVLGSVVAVLGMAIIAFAPRGN
- a CDS encoding helix-turn-helix domain-containing protein translates to MELSSSSLDILLETLQRAEMSTEGMRQRIHRLLGLERVASPEPRLALVIKTLQQGVTDRETLAKRVGLSPSRFSHWFVEQTGLPLRSYVKWIRLMVSLQHVATGTSLTEAAHAAGFSDAAHFSRTFRTLFGIDPSSALANVSLTSTP
- a CDS encoding sterol desaturase family protein, with amino-acid sequence MILLLYAGLPTWPSVLLLSGAGLVAVACMERLAPYRAEWLDDHDDTRTDALHLLVNLSVIQFTAELLAQLGQLVPANFRLFPDQSPLWLQLLVVATVLDLSLYLMHRASHKTAWLWQFHMTHHSAERLYWLNGERRHPLHAMIMAGPAVVLLIAAGTPPAILAAWLGILTVHLGFQHANLDYRLGGGRWLFGVAENHRWHHKREFEDAQVNFGEFFMIWDIAFGSFHNEAGNLGDAEVGLRERAFPRHYLGQFLWPFRVKPITAMRSDRGSQ
- a CDS encoding heavy metal sensor histidine kinase, with amino-acid sequence MEWGTLWKIKAMAFRLPNAITLRVSLLFTLLAALVFLVTGLVIRATVDHHFKEQDHATLLGKLELIRNVLDDWQAEPDSLRIKQLLRDALVGHPDLQVRIELDDGAQFFATSESVASIMHSLQQANRPAAQQHALIDWRADEIVYRGFMVNVATGNPAVTMQAMLAIDTSHHNEFLTAFERQLVLICIGALLLMSGFSWLAAKRGLMPLQDMVRVAQGISAQQLRERLDVENVPVELQPLVSSFNAMLDRLGDSLQRLSEFSSDLAHELRTPINNLMTQTQVSLTKPRTAQEYGEILYSNLEEYERLARMIGDMLFLAKADHGLIVPHREPVDLATEVDALFDFYDALAAEKAVHLERAGTGDLMGDRLMIRRALSNLLSNAIRHTPPGNAVTVNIVSESRSVIISVENPGPPVPQDQLPRLFDRFYRGNASRQRIDEGAGLGLAISQSIVKAHQGSVAVSSDHNATRFVFSFPTTTEVETR